A segment of the Bacillota bacterium genome:
ACCTCTGCCGGCAACAAATCCTCCCAGGATAGGGCTGAGAGTTCCTAAGGCAAGAAAGTAGGCACTCAGGTTATAGTCCCCCCCTCCCTTGATGAGCAGATAAGCAATGGCCAGTATCAGCCCAGCTGCTAACGCGCAAGCAGCGGTGATTAACCCAACCGTAATTTTAACGGGATTAATAACCTCATAAAAATCATTAATCGGGGTCCTCAACAAACCCACCCTTTTCAATTAAACACCCCCTCAACTTTGTTTGCCCCTATTTTACCCATGGCTTGACTGACCGGCTGCCTATATGAAACAATAAGATGGAAATTATCGATTCAAGAAAGGAAAAGATGATGAATAATTCGAGATTCTCTCCCCTGACTGCGGATCTCTGTCTGCTGGGAGTTACCGCCATCTGGGGCGCCACTTTTGTTACGGTAAAAAACGCTTTACCGTACATCCCAACCTTCAGTTTCCTGGCCGTGCGTTTTTTGATTGCCGCAGTATGCTTGGCCGCCATCTACCCTTCGCGAGTTAAGGCTTTAAACCGCCGCACTCTCAGAGCAGGGATTTTAATTGGCGTCTTCCTGTTCGCGGGCTACGGGTTTCAAACCTTTGGACTTGTTTACACAACAGCATCAAATGCTGGTTTTATCACTGGTCTTTCGGTTGTGATCGTCCCGATGATAATGACAGTAATCACGCGCCAGATGCCGGCATGGCCAACCACCCTGGGTGTGATCAGCGCCACTACTGGCTTGGGCTTGCTATCTCTGGGGGATACTTGGCAAATAAATGTGGGTGACGGACTGGTTCTGCTGTGTGCTTTTGGTTTCGCCCTACACATCGTGACTGTTGGTCGATACGCGCCCAACTTGGATACCGTTGCTCTAGCCGTCGTACAAATTGCCACGGTCGCCGTTCTGTCTGGACTATGTGCTACCTTCTTTGAAACCTGGCCTGAGCGGATTGCGCAAAACGTCTGGATGGCCTGGTTGATTACGGCTATCCCGGCCACTTCCTTGGCCTTCTTGATTCAAAACACCATGCAAAAGTTTACCACCGCTACCCGAACCGCGATTGTTTTTTCGATGGAGCCCGTTTTCTCAGCCATCTTCGCTTATTACCTAGCTGGCGAAGTCTTAACCATGAGAAGTCTGGTCGGCTGCGGTCTAATTCTGCTGGGCATGGTGCTGGCCGAAGCCAAACTTCCTCCATTGAACAAACTTCTTTCTAGTAGCACTTCAAGCTGGTTGACGGCAAAAAATCAGCACAGCGACCAATACAGTAAATAATACGCGGGAGTCTGCTAAATAGAACAAATTGGCTCGGCAAAACTAAGGGAAGTGTTCCTTAAAGAACATACCCCTTACTTATTACTTATTAATTGCTCGATTCGCTGACCCAACTCCTCGACGCCGAGTCCCGTTTCCGCCGAGAACACAACAACTTCCTCCTGCTCCGATAAACCCAGGTTCTGCCGCAGTATCTTGACGTGCTGGAGCCAGCGTCCACGTGAAAGTTTATCGGCCTTGGTGGCGACAATAATCCGTGGAAGCTGATAATGGACTAACCATTCAAACATCTGTTGGTCCTCCCGACTTGGCGGGTGTCGCAAGTCAATGAGTTGCAGCACACCGCGTAAATTAGGCCGCTTGGTCAAATAGCTGGTAATCATCTTCTCCCAGCGGGCTTTTGTTCCCGGATCAACCCGGGCATAACCGTATCCAGGTAAGTCGACAAAATACCAAAGGCCATTGATTAAGTAAAAATTAAGCGTTTGGGTCTTGCCCGGGGTGCTACTGGTGCGGGCTAATGACCGCCGATTGGTAAACCGGTTAATTAAGGATGACTTACCCACATTAGAACGCCCCACCAAGGCCAGTTCTGGAAGCTGGCTGGTGGGGTATTGTTGTGGATTAACGGCACAAGCCACAAATTCAGCCGACTTGATTTTCATTGGTACCAGTCTCCTCTAGTGCTCTGGCTAAAACTTCGTCCATATGCTCAACCAAGACAAACTGCAACTTACGTTTAACATTAACCGGGATTTCCTCAAGATCCTTTTTATTGTCACGGGGCAGCAGAATAGTTTTTATACCGGCACGGTGTGCCGCCAGAACCTTTTCTTTAATACCGCCAACCGGCAACACCCGGCCCCGGAGGGTAATCTCGCCTGTCATCGCCAGATCTGGTCTGACTCGCCGGTTGCTTAAGGCTGAAGCCAGTGCTGTTGCCATGGTTATCCCTGCTGATGGGCCATCTTTCGGAATTGCACCTTCCGGCACATGGATATGAATATCATAGTTTTCGTGGAACTTCTCATCGATACCCAGCTCAGTCGCTTTGGACCTGACATAACTAAAACTGGCTTGAGCGGATTCCTTCATTACTTCACCCAGTTTACCCGTCATGGTCAGCTGTCCTTTCCCGCGCAGCAAAGCTACCTCAATTGCCATCACATCCCCGCCGCTTTCGGTCCAAGCCAAACCAGTAGCCACACCAACCTGGCTATCCTTCTCGGCAACACCATAACGATAACGGGGTATCCCCAGATATTGTTCCAGGTTTTGGACCGTTACCTTAACCTTTTTCTGCTTGTCTTTAACGATTTGACGGGCAGCCTTCCGGCAGATTGCCGCAATTTCCCTTTCCAAATTACGTACCCCGGCTTCGCGAGTATACTCCCGGATAATTTTGCGGAAGACATTTTCCGACAAAGTGATCTGTTCTGGTTTTAGCCCGTGTTCCTTGAGTTGCTTCGGCAATAAGTAGTTCGTTCCAATCCGGACCTTTTCTTCCTCCGTATAGCCGGAAAGGTAAATGAGCTCCATCCGGTCCAGGAGTGGACGTGGTATATTGTATTGAGAATTGGCGGTAGTAATAAACATCACCCTCGACAGATCGAAGGGAACTTCAATGTAATGGTCACTGAATGTATGGTTCTGTTCCGGATCTAAAACTTCTAACAAAGCTGCCGAAGGGTCACCTCGGAAGTCCATACTCATCTTGTCAATTTCGTCAAGCAAAAAAACCGGATTACGTGAACCCGCCTGTCTGATCCCCTGAATGATTCGACCGGGCATCGCCCCAACGTATGTCCGTCGATGGCCGCGGATTTCCGCCTCATCGCGCACGCCGCCAAGTGACATACGGACGAATTTTCTTTCCAGGGCTCGCGCAATTGATTTAGCCAGCGATGTTTTTCCGACCCCGGGTGGGCCCACAAAACAAATGATTGGCCCCTTCATTTTATTCGCCAGTTTACGAATAGCCAAATACTCCAATATTCTTTCTTTAGGCTTCTTCAGTCCGTAATGATCTTCATCCAAGATCTTTTCTGCTACGTCCAGGTTCAAACGATCGCGGGTTTCCTTTTGCCAGGGTAAGCTCAGTAGCCAATCCAGATAGTTACGTACTACCACGGCTTCCGCCACCATCGGCGGCATCTTTTCCAGGCGTTCGACTTCTTTGAGGGCTTTTTCTTCTACTTCTTTGGGAAACTCTGCTTTGGCGATCTTTTCGCGCAGTTCCTCTCCCTCAGCAACTCGTTCGTCTTTTTCTCCTAGTTCCTTCTGGATTGCCTTCATCTGCTCGCGAAGGTAATACTCTTTCTGGGTCTTCTCCATCTGCTTTCGCACGCGGATGTTAATTTTCCGTTCGAGTTCCAGGATCTCCATTTCCTTAGCCAGGATTTCGCACAGAGCCTCTAGTCTCCGCTTAACATCAAGTGCCTCCAGGATCATCTGTTTGTCAGCAATACGGAGAGCCAGGTGCGAAGCGATAATATCAGCCAACCGTCCCGGTTCTTCCAGCGAAATCACAGATACAACGGTTTCCGGCGGGATTTTTTTACTCATCTTCACATATTGCTCGAACTGGTAGACCAGGCTTCGCATCAGGGCTTCAATTTCTGAGGTCTTGGGCTGTTCTTCCGAGTATTCTCTCACTTCCACTTTTATATAAGGCTCGTAGGCAACGTACCGAACAATCTCTGCTCGGGACAATCCCTCAACGAGAACCCGAATCGTCCCGCCCGGTAGTTTCAACAATTGCTTTATTTCGGCAATCGTGCCGATTCGGTAAATGTCTTCTTCCTGCGGGTCATCGGTCTGCGCCTCCTTTTGGGTAACTAGAAATATCTCGCGCGCCTGAATCATCGCCTCTTCGATCGCGTTGACTGATTTTTCTCGCCCCACATCAAGATGAATCACCATATATGGAAATACCAAGATCCCCCTGAGAGGAAGAAGTGGTAACTGGCGTGTCATGGTGCTTTCACTGCGCTCCTCGATCATCTTGGTGTGCACCTCCTTCGTCTCATCATAATTCTTTTTTCGTGAATACTAGTAACTATATTCTACTATGGCCTTACCATTCCTGCAACTTCGGTCCTGGGAGTTATTGGACGCAGCATTCACCGAGAATAAATAATACAGGGCTGGTTAAATCCCAACCCACAATTGTTTGAGCAACAGCAAAAATATATTTACATATTTAAACGATGCTATAACTGAGAAGCACTAAGAAACTCCACATTAGTCGGCAAGAGATCCAGTTCGGTATTCTTCTCAGCCGGCAACAAGGCCAACTCTAAAACTTCATCCAACCGTTCTACTGGAATAACCTCGATTTCCTTGTACCCTTTGAACATCTCCTGCCAGTTTTCTTTCGGTATAATCACCCGTCTTACCCCGGCCTGACGAGCGGCCTCGATTTTCGCGACCACCCCGCCAATTGGTTTAATGTTTCCCCGCACAGAGACCTCACCCGTCATGGCCAAACGATTGTCTACTGGTTTATTCAGAATAGCAGAACAAATCGCCGTAGCAATGGTAACCCCGGCTGATGGTCCATCAATCGGCACTCCCCCGGGAAAGTTGACGTGAATGTCATAATTTCGGGGGTCTACTTCCAGATACCGTCTTAAA
Coding sequences within it:
- a CDS encoding DMT family transporter; its protein translation is MMNNSRFSPLTADLCLLGVTAIWGATFVTVKNALPYIPTFSFLAVRFLIAAVCLAAIYPSRVKALNRRTLRAGILIGVFLFAGYGFQTFGLVYTTASNAGFITGLSVVIVPMIMTVITRQMPAWPTTLGVISATTGLGLLSLGDTWQINVGDGLVLLCAFGFALHIVTVGRYAPNLDTVALAVVQIATVAVLSGLCATFFETWPERIAQNVWMAWLITAIPATSLAFLIQNTMQKFTTATRTAIVFSMEPVFSAIFAYYLAGEVLTMRSLVGCGLILLGMVLAEAKLPPLNKLLSSSTSSWLTAKNQHSDQYSK
- a CDS encoding YihA family ribosome biogenesis GTP-binding protein, which codes for MKIKSAEFVACAVNPQQYPTSQLPELALVGRSNVGKSSLINRFTNRRSLARTSSTPGKTQTLNFYLINGLWYFVDLPGYGYARVDPGTKARWEKMITSYLTKRPNLRGVLQLIDLRHPPSREDQQMFEWLVHYQLPRIIVATKADKLSRGRWLQHVKILRQNLGLSEQEEVVVFSAETGLGVEELGQRIEQLISNK
- the lon gene encoding endopeptidase La, whose amino-acid sequence is MIEERSESTMTRQLPLLPLRGILVFPYMVIHLDVGREKSVNAIEEAMIQAREIFLVTQKEAQTDDPQEEDIYRIGTIAEIKQLLKLPGGTIRVLVEGLSRAEIVRYVAYEPYIKVEVREYSEEQPKTSEIEALMRSLVYQFEQYVKMSKKIPPETVVSVISLEEPGRLADIIASHLALRIADKQMILEALDVKRRLEALCEILAKEMEILELERKINIRVRKQMEKTQKEYYLREQMKAIQKELGEKDERVAEGEELREKIAKAEFPKEVEEKALKEVERLEKMPPMVAEAVVVRNYLDWLLSLPWQKETRDRLNLDVAEKILDEDHYGLKKPKERILEYLAIRKLANKMKGPIICFVGPPGVGKTSLAKSIARALERKFVRMSLGGVRDEAEIRGHRRTYVGAMPGRIIQGIRQAGSRNPVFLLDEIDKMSMDFRGDPSAALLEVLDPEQNHTFSDHYIEVPFDLSRVMFITTANSQYNIPRPLLDRMELIYLSGYTEEEKVRIGTNYLLPKQLKEHGLKPEQITLSENVFRKIIREYTREAGVRNLEREIAAICRKAARQIVKDKQKKVKVTVQNLEQYLGIPRYRYGVAEKDSQVGVATGLAWTESGGDVMAIEVALLRGKGQLTMTGKLGEVMKESAQASFSYVRSKATELGIDEKFHENYDIHIHVPEGAIPKDGPSAGITMATALASALSNRRVRPDLAMTGEITLRGRVLPVGGIKEKVLAAHRAGIKTILLPRDNKKDLEEIPVNVKRKLQFVLVEHMDEVLARALEETGTNENQVG